CTTATTTTTTGCCCGCATTTGGCGGCATCTTAGCCTCCACCGCCTGCTGGTATTGCTGCCGTTTGGCTGCGGCCTGCTGTTGTTTGGCGAGGGCTTGGGGGGCCGTTTGATCGATCTGGCTGCGGAGTTGCTGCAGACGATGGCGGACCTTGTCCAAGTTCGCCGTATCTTGCATGGAGGCCACTTCCTTGGCGAGGGCGGTGAAATCATCCATGCTGGCGTGTTGTTTGTTCCTCAATGCTTCGGCTTCCTGCTTCAGCACGATCGCCTCGGTGTTGATGGCGGCGGCTTGCCAGTGGTGCAGCTGCTGTTGTTGGCGGCTCAGTTGTTTCTTCGCCAATTCGTAGGCCGCTTTGCGTTGCTTCATCGTGGCCTCGGCTTTGGCGAGTTTCTCCTTAGCGGGTTTGATGCCTTGCTCGAAGGACTTCAGATTTTTCTGAGTCTCAGTGATCGGTGCATTTAAGGCGGTGCGCTGCTCTTGCAGGGCCTTGCGCTTGGCGTGCAGGTCATTCCATTGTTTGGAAACCTGCTGCCACTGCTTGTCGGCTTCGGCGAGACGATTGCCGGGGCCTTTTTTCTGATCGACCAGCTTGGCCAAGGCGGTGCTTTTTTCATCGCTGGCTTTTTTCTGGCTGGCGAGTTTTTGGCGATGTTGTTCAAGCTTGGTCTTCGCCACGGCGGCGGCTTGTTGGGCCGCGCTGTCGTCCGGTTTTGCCTCGGCGAGTTTTTGCACTTTCTGTTGCTGGTCGATGAGGCGCTTTTCTTCGCCGATGAGTTTTTTCAACTGCTGATCCGCTTGTTGCTTCTCACGCTGCATGGCGGTGATCGCGGCGCTGTGCTGGCTGAGTTCGCTGCGGGCCTGCTGGACATTTTTGTGTCGCTGGTCGCGCACTTTCCCCATCTCTTTGGCTTGGGCGTAGATCTTCTTGAGCTGACCGTCGAGCTGGCTTCGCTGCGCCTGCAGCTGCTTCGACTTGGCAACTGCATCACGATGCCCTTGCTCGGTCTTGGCCAGCTGCTCCTTGGCCGATTTCCACGTGGATTCACTTTGTTGGAAGGCATCTGCCTGCTCTTTGACCTGGATTGGCAGGCTGACCAACTGGCCTTGGATACCCTTGATCCGCTGGGCGATGCTCGGTGGATTGGCGGCGATGCTGCCGATCTGTTTGGCCGTGACGGGATCCCACACGGTGATGGCGCCGGTGAGAGTGGCGACAAATACCCGCTTGCCGTCCTGGCTGATGGCGACCTCGGTGGGGAGGGATTTGAAGGCGGGCAGCTCCTTGGCGAGGGCGAACGAGGGCTTCCAGATTTTGACTTTTTTATCCCTGCCGCTGGTGACCAGAAACCCACCGCCGTTCAGGTTCCAATCGAGCGCTAACACGCCGCCCTTGTGTGCGGTGATTTTTTTCACCTGCTTGCCGTTTTTCATCGACCAGACAAGGACCGAACCATCCTCCGATGCCGTGGCGAGCAGGTTGGAGTCCGAGCGCCAGGCGACACCCGTGATCGATGCCTTGTGACCGCGCAGTTCATAAAATTCATTGCCCGTCTGCGCCTCCCAGACGTAGATGCCGCCGCCGCGACCACCGGAGGCTAACAGCACTCCATCGGGAGAATAGGCGAGCTGCGTCACCCAGTCTGTATGCTTCTTGATCGAGACGAGCTGCTGATCGTTTCCTGTGTCCCAGAGCTTCACCCGTTTCCCCGGTCCACCCAGTGCCACACCACCAAGGTCGCCACGCAGCGAGGCGGCGAGCACGGAATCGAAGTCCTTGCCTGCGGTGAGGATCGGCTTCCCGCTTTCGATCTCCCAGGTCACCGTGGTGCCGGATTTGCCCCCGATGCCACCACCGGCGAGCAAGTATTTCCCCGACGAGTGGAATGCCAGTGAGCTTGGTTGGCCTTGATCAAAGGGAAGGATGCCGACCAGTTGCAGGCTCTCCGTGTTATACAGCAGCACCTGGCGCTGACCGGTGACGGCTAACAGCGGCGCCCATGGGCTCACTGCCATGTCGGACACGGCGCTGGCACGATCGGTCTGCACCACCGGCTCTAACAAGAGATGGCTCGGCATCGGTGGCGGACCGTCAGGTTTCCCTGCGGTGGGGGCCGCGGTGATCGAGAATGCGGGTTTACGTTTCTTCTTCGGTTTGCCGCTTTTATTTTCTAACAATCCACCATCAATCCATGCGCGGATGACATCGGCATCCTTCTTATCGAGCTTCTCCCCCTTCGGTGGCATCTTGGGTTTCAGCGTGTGGGTGATCACGCCGTAGAGCTTGGAATCGGCGCCCTCACCAGGTTCGGCAATCTTCCCACCCGAGCCACCACGCATCATCGCGCTGTAGTTGGTGAGATCCAAGTCCCCTTTTTGTTTGTCCGGGTTGTGGCAGTTGGTGCAGGACTTTTCAAAGATGGGAAACACGTGGTCCTCATAGTTCGGTGCCGCGTGCGCCGAGGACGAAACCGCCAGTGCCACAGCCACGGCGACGCGACTTAGGATTCCGTAGGGCATGTCGTGTTGGGAATGCATGCTAGTGGTTGAAGATGAATTCTTTGGAGTTCAGAAGCGCCCAGAAAATGTCCTCGAGCACTTCGCGTTTGCTTTGAAAATCGTTGGCGTCCTTGAGGTAGTTTTGCAACTTCGCCATTTCGGCATCGGTGGGTGGTCGCGACAAACAGGTCAGGTAAAGATGCCGGATGATTTCCTCCGGTGTCTTTTTCTCCTTCAGCATGTTCACCACGCGCTGCCCGCTGCGGATGCGGTTGTGGGTGGTGTCGCCATTGAGTAGGTGCAAGGCCTGCGACAGGCTGGGTTCCATTTTAACTTCGCAGGAGCAGACGGTTTCGCGAGTAGCCCGACCGAAGGTTTTCAGGAAATAGGTGGAGGTATTGCCATCCGCGATCTGCACCGCGCGGGCACCTTTGGGCAGGCCTTTGAATTTGTTCGGGGTGGAGGTGACTTGGGAAACGACATCGAGCAGCACCTCGGCGCGGAGTCGGCGCACGCGGGCGTGGGAGAAGTTGCGGGTGTCCGTGGCGTTACTTTCGTTCACTCGGGTCGACCGCTGATAGGTTTGCGATGTGCAGATGTCGCGGACCAGACGTTTGAAATCGAAGTTATAATCGACAAAGTGTTTCGCCAGGTCGTCCATCAACTCGGGGTTCGACGGTGGGTTCGAGATCCGCACATCATCCACCGGCTCGACGATGCCGATGCCAAAGAAATGCGCCCAGATGATGTTCGAGACATTGCGGGCAAACCACGGGTTCTCCGGCTCAGTGAGCCACTGCGCCACCAGTTCCCTGCGCGACTTGCCAGAGGTATCCGGTGCCTCACCGCCGAGGAACTTGGGCTCGGCGGTTTGATTGGTGAGCGGGTTCTTCATCTGGCCGCCGCCATCGAAGATGATCTGCTCGCGCGGGTCTTCCGCTTTCTTGCGTTTCACCTGCGCGAAGAAGGCGGCGAAGCGATAGTATTCCTCCATCGTCCAGCGATCGAAGGGATGGTTGTGACACTGGGCGCACTGGATGCGGGTGCCCATGAAGACCTGGGCGACATTTTCTGTTAGCAGGAGCGTTTCCTGCTCCACTTGGAAAAAATTCGTGGCAGGTGTCGAGAACGTGCCCCCTTTGGAAGTCAGTAGCTCGCGCACGATTTCGTTGAAGGGAGTGTTCGATGCAATGCGCTCGCGCAGCCAGTTATGATAGAGCAGCGCCGCCTTATAGCTGACCTGATTCTGGAAGGTTCTGATCTGCAGCAGCTCCGACCATTTCATCACCCAAATCTCGGTGAACTCCTTGGTCTCGATCAATCGATCCACGAGTGCGGCACGTTTGTTGGGATCCTCGTCGGCTAGAAAAGTGGCACGGTCTTCGGGCGTTGGGAGCCTACCAATGAGGTCGAGATAAACCCGCCGGACGAAGACGGTGTCATCGCAGGTATCCGATGGGATCACGCGCAGTTTGTGCAGCTTCTGATAGACGTGACCATCGATGTAATTCGCCGCCGGCAAGTCCGGCTTGCTGTAGCTCAGCTGATCCGGGATGACGATGGTTTGCATGCCCTCGGTGAAGGTTTGGAAACGTCCCATCAAAAACGACTCACCTCGTTTGGCGGAGGTCAGCAATCCGCTGCGGGCGTCGATTTCCACCGAGTTGTCGTTGCTGGTGCTGTAGGTCGTCAGGCTGGTGACATCGCGGTCGCTGCCGTCGGAATAAATCGCCCTCACCGTGAGCGGAAGTTTTTGCCCGGCACCCTTTAGCACCGCCTGCGTCGGGCGGACTTCGATGGAGGTCGGCAGCACGATATCGCCATCGTCATAATGCGCCCCGTCTTTGATCCAGGCGTGCAGGACCTTATACGCGGCGCTGGATTCATCGAACAGTTTGCCGCCGGTGTGCGGCACTTTTTCGGTCGCTTTGGTCAGCATCAGGCTGTCCTCGGGCAGCGCGAGATTGATTCGGCGACCCGGCATTTCTCGTGTCAGTCGGTAGTGGTCGCCTTGGGGGTCGTAACCGAAAAGTGACAGATTAAATCCATCCTGCCCCCGTGCCGACCCGTGGCATGATCCGGTGTTGCAGCCCGAAGCTGTTAGCACCGGCATGACATCGCGCCGAAAACTCACCGGCCTGGCTTTTTTCGCCTCTTTCACCACCACCTGAACCGTCGCTTTTTTTCCACGGTAGCTGATTTCCACCGATGTCTCACCGTCCACTTGGGGAAAGAGAGTGGTGCCTTCAATGCGGACCAATGCCGCATCGGCAGCGCTGATATCCACCGATGGCGTGACATCGCGCGTGGTGGCATCCTTGTAGTGCCCGATGACAATCAGACGATGGAAGTCCGCGCTGGTCTCCAGGGAAACCTGCTTCGGAAAGACTTCGATGGAGGTGAGATTCGGGTCCGACTGATCGAGATTCGCTTCGCGCCGACTGCGTTCCTTCGCCTGCAACTGCAATCCATCCGGCCAGGGAGCGCCGGCTACGAGCCAGTTTTCCAGTAGCTTGGTTTGCACCTCCGTGAGTGGTGGCCCGCCGCTTACCTTGCCGTCTTTGCTTTTCTCCTCGGTCGGCGGCATGATGTCGTCGTGCCCCGGCGCATGGCGAACCAGCTTGAGCAGCAGGCTGCTTTCGGGAGCTTTCAAGTCCACTGCCAGATCGGTGTCGCCACCTTCTAACAATCCGGCACGGGTATCGAGTCGGAGCGCGCCCTTCTGCTTATCCGCTCCATGACAGCTGACACAGTTCTGTTCCAAAATCGGCTGAATCTCCGTGGCGAAATCCGGAGCTGCGGAGGCGGCTTCGGTGAGCAATGCCGCCACCACACTGTGGCAGACATTTTTCCAAATAGGATGGTTCATCGGATGCTTCATGGCTTGCTTTGGCGGAGTTGTTCCAGGCGTGACAGCGGCTTTTTGGTGGCAGGTTTTTTCGTCGTGGCAGCTGCTTTTTCGCCCTTGGGTTTTGGCGGTGGCGGATTGATTCTCAGCGTGCCGCCCTGGCCAATGTTGTGAGGGATGACGTGACCGCCTTGCTTTGGCAGCACCTGGCAGAAGATCGTGTTGTGATTTCCCTTGGGGGCGTCGGACGCGACTTCGAGATCGAAAACCAGCTCCCGGGTCTTGGCGGTGATCTTTTTCGGCACGGTTTTCACCCCGTGTGGCAGGCCGTGCAGAATCACTTCAGCCTCACCACTGAATGCTCGGTTGTGATTTAGTTTGCAGAGCAGCGAAGTGTTCTGACCGGGAGTGGTCGACGCCATTTCCATGCTTACACTGAGGAAGGGTTCGGAAACTTGCAGGGTGACCGGAGCCGAGGCAACCATCACCGGGCCGGACTTGGTGGTGGCCTCGGCCGTGACACAAATCCGGTGTGCACCCAGCGCCGCATCGCCATTGGCATTGATCTCATAGACGCCCTCGGTCTTGCCCTTGGCAATGGTGATCGACGTTGGTGATCCGACCCCCGCCGGCTTCCACGGCAGCACCACATTCACCGGAGCATCGAAGCCTTTGTCGCGCACAAGCGAGACATATAACTTCGCGGTGCCATTCTTCACGATCGGGACGGGTGGATGTTTCAACCGCACTTGAAACGGCGCCTGCTCGCAGACGGCAACGGTCACCCGACGGTCTTTGGTGCTGTGAAAGGTGCCGGTGTTGTTGATCTCGATGTGATGCACCACCTCGTTCAAGTCGCCTTTGACCCGACTCTCAGGGTTGGCGTCACGGATGGTGAAATGATGCAGCCCTCCGGATAGGGGCGCGTCTACCTTGGCTTCGAAGAATGCGAGGAAAGAGGTCACCCCCTTGGGCACCTTGCCGGCACTCATGGTGACACCGGGCGGTAGGGAGTCGGCCTCTAACACACACTCGCAGCCGGTATTCCTACGCGCGACATTGACCACCGTGGCGTAGCGATTCCCCCGGGGTATGACGATGGCTTTGCGCAGCTGGCTGTTGTTTCTCGCGGCGACAGGTAAGGTGGCCGACAGCGCTGCCTTCCGATGGTTGATTTCCACCCGGTAAACGTAAGCAGGCCCACCATTGCCCAGCTGATCGCGGACGTTGAGAAAATAGTCGCCATCTGCGCTCGGTTTGAAATCGATGATGCTATCCAGCTGCCCCTGGTCGTCATTCCGACTGATCTGCTTCCCTTTGGCATCGCGCAGAATCAGCACGCTATCGAGCGGTGACCGTAGGCTTCGCGCCTTCACCTGAATGCGAAGATTCTGCCCTTTTTTGGCACTGAAGCGGAACCAGTCGACATCGTTTTTCCGCTGAATGATTCCATGAAAGGCACAAGGAGCGGCTAGGGTCGGGCCGACTTCCTTGGAGCCGTTGTTAGGTTCTTTTTCGTTGGCAAATGGCAGTGAACTCACCAGCACCGAGTTTGGCGAGGGCGCCTGCAAGCCGTCTTTTTGGGCAAAGATGGGGAACAACGCAGCTTCCTCGCCCGTGACGCTGGCGGTCACCTGATAATCTCCAGCCGGATCGCCAATCATGGTGAAGGTGGTGGCCACTCCCGGCTTGGCGGCAGGTGGGTAGATCGCGGACGGACGGGTGAAGCCTCCGATGTGCAGGCGGTAACGACAGCGGTTGTTTCCTTCGTAAGACGACTCCCTAACAAGAATTGTATAGTTCCCATCAGCGGGTGCGATGATCGAGGCAAAGGCGTCCTGACGCAGTAGCGGCGCATCATCGGAAGTGGCGAGTTCGAAGCGTTTGCCATCGAGGATGGCGACGTAGGGATCGAAGAACACGCCACCGAGTCGCATGCCCTCGACTTCCACCGAGATGCGCTGACCCTTTTTCGCCTGCACCTGGTAGTAATCGACATCCTCCAGCTCGGCCACGCCGGCCACCGTGGTGTTCCACGGCACGGTCTGAGGTTTGCCAAAATCATTGTTCGGCTCCACCTCCTTGGTCGTGGCAAATTGGCCGACCCAAAAAGTGCGCATGTAGCTCACGCCGCCTCGACAGCGCAAGCGCAGGGCATACTCGCCCAGCTCGGCCTCCGGGGAGATTTTCAGCGCGGCCTTGACCTGCTTCGCGTTCACCGAGGTCAAGCTGGTGACGCTGATGCCCGGTTTGAGAAAGATGATT
This window of the Oceaniferula flava genome carries:
- a CDS encoding DUF1549 domain-containing protein — translated: MNHPIWKNVCHSVVAALLTEAASAAPDFATEIQPILEQNCVSCHGADKQKGALRLDTRAGLLEGGDTDLAVDLKAPESSLLLKLVRHAPGHDDIMPPTEEKSKDGKVSGGPPLTEVQTKLLENWLVAGAPWPDGLQLQAKERSRREANLDQSDPNLTSIEVFPKQVSLETSADFHRLIVIGHYKDATTRDVTPSVDISAADAALVRIEGTTLFPQVDGETSVEISYRGKKATVQVVVKEAKKARPVSFRRDVMPVLTASGCNTGSCHGSARGQDGFNLSLFGYDPQGDHYRLTREMPGRRINLALPEDSLMLTKATEKVPHTGGKLFDESSAAYKVLHAWIKDGAHYDDGDIVLPTSIEVRPTQAVLKGAGQKLPLTVRAIYSDGSDRDVTSLTTYSTSNDNSVEIDARSGLLTSAKRGESFLMGRFQTFTEGMQTIVIPDQLSYSKPDLPAANYIDGHVYQKLHKLRVIPSDTCDDTVFVRRVYLDLIGRLPTPEDRATFLADEDPNKRAALVDRLIETKEFTEIWVMKWSELLQIRTFQNQVSYKAALLYHNWLRERIASNTPFNEIVRELLTSKGGTFSTPATNFFQVEQETLLLTENVAQVFMGTRIQCAQCHNHPFDRWTMEEYYRFAAFFAQVKRKKAEDPREQIIFDGGGQMKNPLTNQTAEPKFLGGEAPDTSGKSRRELVAQWLTEPENPWFARNVSNIIWAHFFGIGIVEPVDDVRISNPPSNPELMDDLAKHFVDYNFDFKRLVRDICTSQTYQRSTRVNESNATDTRNFSHARVRRLRAEVLLDVVSQVTSTPNKFKGLPKGARAVQIADGNTSTYFLKTFGRATRETVCSCEVKMEPSLSQALHLLNGDTTHNRIRSGQRVVNMLKEKKTPEEIIRHLYLTCLSRPPTDAEMAKLQNYLKDANDFQSKREVLEDIFWALLNSKEFIFNH
- a CDS encoding PPC domain-containing protein, with the protein product MIRAALKTLAFLCVSTLSAQAFTPVLNAVLPRGGQRGQEVVVNLHGDRMESPEEIIFLKPGISVTSLTSVNAKQVKAALKISPEAELGEYALRLRCRGGVSYMRTFWVGQFATTKEVEPNNDFGKPQTVPWNTTVAGVAELEDVDYYQVQAKKGQRISVEVEGMRLGGVFFDPYVAILDGKRFELATSDDAPLLRQDAFASIIAPADGNYTILVRESSYEGNNRCRYRLHIGGFTRPSAIYPPAAKPGVATTFTMIGDPAGDYQVTASVTGEEAALFPIFAQKDGLQAPSPNSVLVSSLPFANEKEPNNGSKEVGPTLAAPCAFHGIIQRKNDVDWFRFSAKKGQNLRIQVKARSLRSPLDSVLILRDAKGKQISRNDDQGQLDSIIDFKPSADGDYFLNVRDQLGNGGPAYVYRVEINHRKAALSATLPVAARNNSQLRKAIVIPRGNRYATVVNVARRNTGCECVLEADSLPPGVTMSAGKVPKGVTSFLAFFEAKVDAPLSGGLHHFTIRDANPESRVKGDLNEVVHHIEINNTGTFHSTKDRRVTVAVCEQAPFQVRLKHPPVPIVKNGTAKLYVSLVRDKGFDAPVNVVLPWKPAGVGSPTSITIAKGKTEGVYEINANGDAALGAHRICVTAEATTKSGPVMVASAPVTLQVSEPFLSVSMEMASTTPGQNTSLLCKLNHNRAFSGEAEVILHGLPHGVKTVPKKITAKTRELVFDLEVASDAPKGNHNTIFCQVLPKQGGHVIPHNIGQGGTLRINPPPPKPKGEKAAATTKKPATKKPLSRLEQLRQSKP
- a CDS encoding c-type cytochrome domain-containing protein, which gives rise to MHSQHDMPYGILSRVAVAVALAVSSSAHAAPNYEDHVFPIFEKSCTNCHNPDKQKGDLDLTNYSAMMRGGSGGKIAEPGEGADSKLYGVITHTLKPKMPPKGEKLDKKDADVIRAWIDGGLLENKSGKPKKKRKPAFSITAAPTAGKPDGPPPMPSHLLLEPVVQTDRASAVSDMAVSPWAPLLAVTGQRQVLLYNTESLQLVGILPFDQGQPSSLAFHSSGKYLLAGGGIGGKSGTTVTWEIESGKPILTAGKDFDSVLAASLRGDLGGVALGGPGKRVKLWDTGNDQQLVSIKKHTDWVTQLAYSPDGVLLASGGRGGGIYVWEAQTGNEFYELRGHKASITGVAWRSDSNLLATASEDGSVLVWSMKNGKQVKKITAHKGGVLALDWNLNGGGFLVTSGRDKKVKIWKPSFALAKELPAFKSLPTEVAISQDGKRVFVATLTGAITVWDPVTAKQIGSIAANPPSIAQRIKGIQGQLVSLPIQVKEQADAFQQSESTWKSAKEQLAKTEQGHRDAVAKSKQLQAQRSQLDGQLKKIYAQAKEMGKVRDQRHKNVQQARSELSQHSAAITAMQREKQQADQQLKKLIGEEKRLIDQQQKVQKLAEAKPDDSAAQQAAAVAKTKLEQHRQKLASQKKASDEKSTALAKLVDQKKGPGNRLAEADKQWQQVSKQWNDLHAKRKALQEQRTALNAPITETQKNLKSFEQGIKPAKEKLAKAEATMKQRKAAYELAKKQLSRQQQQLHHWQAAAINTEAIVLKQEAEALRNKQHASMDDFTALAKEVASMQDTANLDKVRHRLQQLRSQIDQTAPQALAKQQQAAAKRQQYQQAVEAKMPPNAGKK